Proteins encoded together in one Thermomicrobiales bacterium window:
- a CDS encoding aldolase/citrate lyase family protein — protein sequence MPKRAADACRFPPIGTRSWGWGRAARYGANYTDEIDREVFLAVQIETKTAVENAEAILSTPGVDGCWIGPSDLALSYGIHPRDRFASEVHAEAVERTLQACKNTGKFAGYATSGPTEALALAARGIPVPDR from the coding sequence ATGCCAAAAAGGGCCGCGGATGCCTGCCGCTTTCCGCCGATCGGCACGCGCTCCTGGGGCTGGGGGCGAGCGGCGCGATACGGCGCCAACTACACCGATGAAATCGACCGCGAGGTTTTTCTGGCGGTGCAGATCGAGACCAAGACCGCGGTAGAAAACGCCGAGGCAATTCTCTCGACGCCAGGTGTCGATGGTTGCTGGATCGGGCCGTCCGATCTGGCGCTCTCATACGGCATCCACCCGCGTGATCGGTTCGCCAGTGAGGTGCATGCGGAAGCGGTGGAGAGAACGCTGCAGGCCTGCAAGAACACCGGCAAGTTCGCCGGCTATGCGACATCCGGTCCCACCGAAGCGCTCGCGCTGGCCGCGCGTGGGATTCCAGTT